Genomic DNA from Desulfonema ishimotonii:
GTCAGAAAGGGGCAGGTCTTTTCCGCATTATCAGCCATGCGCAGCAGCACTTCCGGAAAATAGCTGCCGGGGCGCAGCACCACGTCCACATAGTGATCCAGAAACCGGGCCGACGTGATGCCCAGGCAGTCTTTCAGCCGGATCACATCATAGGGATAGAGAAAGAGGTTGAGGTTCCGGCAGCACCGGTTAAAGCATGTGATCCCCGGATAGCAGCGGAACGAAAAGGTATCGCCCTTGTGAAGCCTTTTGCCGGGCAGCGTGTCGATCTGGTTTAAATCTATTTTTTTCATATACCTATTTCAGGTTTTGCAGGTTATTGGACTTTGGACAAAATGTTTAAAAAATCAACTCGCATTAATAACCAACTGAATTTATTAACAGCAACGACTTTTCTCGCATTGCGTAACTTATTGAAATTACATAGCCTGTAAATTTTGTCCAAAGTCCAAAGGTTAGGAAGCTGTTTTTAAATCGTCCGTCAGCAACACGGACCCAGACCGCTTCAGCGGGTCTCAGGTGATGACAGGATGACCGCCGGTTTTCAGACGGCGAAGTGATTCTCCGGCAGTTAAAACGTCCCGATCATCTCCGCAATGGTCATCTTAATTCTGTCCGAAATCCCCAGGGCCGCCTTCAATTCGGATTCGAGCCGGGACATGGCAACGTAAAACGGTGTCCGGTCAAATCTGAAATAATCCATTCCGTCCGTCTGAGCCGTAAAGGCCCCGCATCCCGGCCCGTAAACCACATCCCGGCCGGGCGGGTGAAGCTCATGGGCAATACCGTGGAGCCGGCAGATCATGGGCCGGTGCGAATAGATCTGGCACAGGCCGTCCGTGTTGAGCGGGCACATGAAGCGGAGCGGCTGTCCCGTCTTCTCCGCCTCGCCCACATTCACGCGCACCTCGGCGGCCCGCGCAGTCACCGCCTCCCGGACGTCCGGCAGCAGCGCTTCAAACCCCTCACGGATACAGAGATACTCCAGCCAGGTGTGGTGATAAAACAGGGTCAGGCAGCAATTATCCGCACACCCGTCACAGTGAAACCCGTAATGTGTGGCCGCCGTCTCCCAGGCCTGGTCCATATCCGCATAAATATGCTTCAGACGCGCTGAAAAAGGCGCGTATGCTTCGGTTTGGAAATCCATAAATAGTCCTTAAAAGTCAGCAACCACTGGCCTGAAAGCCGGTGTTTTTGTCTCGTTCCCAGGGGCTGTCTCCTGTCACGCGAAACGGACGCCCTGGTAAGGGGTGTCGAATGCCGACAGAGCTGACGGGGCCGTAACCCCGTCCTACCGTTGACAGACATCGGTATTTTTGTTTTTTCAAAGTCCCTAACGGGCGCAGGCATGTCGGCATCAGACCACGGGAGACGGGAAAAAAAGTCTGGCGTAGAGGTTCATGGCATACCGGTCAGTCATACTGGCGATGAAATCACAGACCACCCGTTCATAGGACTGCCCGTTGTGCATCAGATGGCCCATCTCCAGGTTGATCAGCTCCTGCTCGAGCTGGGAGGAATGATCCGTAAAATGCTGATACAGCTCGGACAGAATCTTTTTCGCCTTGATAAATTCCTTATGCACCTTGTGAGAACGATACACATTCTCATAGAGGAACTGCCGCAGCGTACTCATGGCCGAATGCACTGCTTCACTCATGCTCAGAATCAGCTCACCGTCTTCCGTCCGGCTCGAAAAAATAATATCCCGCATCATGGTGGTCGCCCGGTCAGGATGGGTCTCACCGAGAGTTTCAGAACAGAATGCCGGCACCTCGTCCTCCCGGATCACCCGGCTGCGAATGGCATCCTCCAGATCGTGGTTCAGATAGGCCATGATATCTGCAAACCGCACAACCTGTCCCTCAACCGTACAGGGTTTTTCATTTTCATTATCCGGAACGATCTTGCCGTACCCCTTGGCGTGCTTGAGAATGCCGTCGCGGACCTCACAGCTCAGATTCAGCCCCTTCCCATTGTTTTCCAGAATGTCCACCACCCGCAGACTCTGTTCGTTATGGGCAAAGCTGTCTGAAAAAATCTCCCGGAGCGCAGTTTCACCGCTGTGCCCGAAGGGGGTATGCCCCAGGTCATGCCCCAGGGCAATGGCCTCGGCCAGATCCTCGTTCAGGTACAGGGCCCGGGCAATGGTCCGGGCAATCTGAGAAACCTCAAGCGTGTGGGTCAGACGGGTCCGGTACTGATCACCCAGGGGGGAAAGAAAAACCTGGGTTTTGTATTTCATTCGCCGGAATGCGTTACAATAAAGGATACGGTCCCTGTCCAACTGAAATACCGTGCGTACGGATCGGAGAGGCTCTGGCCGAACCCGTCCCCCGGATGCGGCACTCAGGCATCCGCAGGGAGACATGAAGCGCTTTTCCCGCTCTTCAAACTCTTCACGTATAGACATAGGCTGTTTGTTAACTTATCTTAATGATTGAAAGTTTTATAATATCCTCTGGTTTCATCCAAAAAAGGTTTTTATTCTATTCAAAGTAACACTGAGTTGTAAAGAAATAAATATCTGATAATTTTAGCGGAGAGGTTAAAATGGGCGGACATCATCTCGTACTCGGCGAAACTGAGGACTTCATCACCGGCGACATTGTTGAAGACTCACATGACGAACGCTACCGGCAGAAGCTGGCCCGGCTGCTGGTGACAGACCGGGGCTTTGCCAAAAATGAAATCATTCCCCGAAACCGGCTGGCCCTGAACGCCGGGGAGAACATCGGGGTCATCCGGGTCGATTTCAGGGTGGAATTATCCGGCAGAATCGGCATGATCCTGAAATACGCCCCCGGCTCACTGGTGACGCGCCACCGGCCGGCCCTGGCCATATCCCGGCTCATGGCCCCGTATCAGATTCCGGTTGTTGTCGTCACCAATGGCGAAGACGCGGATGTGCTGGACGGCACCTCGTGCAAACAGACCGGCTCCGGCTTCGGGGCGATACCCTCCCGTGATGAACTGGTGGCGATCATGGCAAATGCGGACTTTTCACCCGTCCCGGAAAAACGGGCCGCCCTGGAGTCCCGCATTGCCTACTGCTATGAAATTGACGGGGCCTGCCCGTGTGACACCAATATTTGCAGGCTG
This window encodes:
- a CDS encoding YkgJ family cysteine cluster protein, whose amino-acid sequence is MDFQTEAYAPFSARLKHIYADMDQAWETAATHYGFHCDGCADNCCLTLFYHHTWLEYLCIREGFEALLPDVREAVTARAAEVRVNVGEAEKTGQPLRFMCPLNTDGLCQIYSHRPMICRLHGIAHELHPPGRDVVYGPGCGAFTAQTDGMDYFRFDRTPFYVAMSRLESELKAALGISDRIKMTIAEMIGTF
- a CDS encoding deoxyguanosinetriphosphate triphosphohydrolase, with the translated sequence MSIREEFEEREKRFMSPCGCLSAASGGRVRPEPLRSVRTVFQLDRDRILYCNAFRRMKYKTQVFLSPLGDQYRTRLTHTLEVSQIARTIARALYLNEDLAEAIALGHDLGHTPFGHSGETALREIFSDSFAHNEQSLRVVDILENNGKGLNLSCEVRDGILKHAKGYGKIVPDNENEKPCTVEGQVVRFADIMAYLNHDLEDAIRSRVIREDEVPAFCSETLGETHPDRATTMMRDIIFSSRTEDGELILSMSEAVHSAMSTLRQFLYENVYRSHKVHKEFIKAKKILSELYQHFTDHSSQLEQELINLEMGHLMHNGQSYERVVCDFIASMTDRYAMNLYARLFFPSPVV
- a CDS encoding type I restriction enzyme HsdR N-terminal domain-containing protein, whose translation is MGGHHLVLGETEDFITGDIVEDSHDERYRQKLARLLVTDRGFAKNEIIPRNRLALNAGENIGVIRVDFRVELSGRIGMILKYAPGSLVTRHRPALAISRLMAPYQIPVVVVTNGEDADVLDGTSCKQTGSGFGAIPSRDELVAIMANADFSPVPEKRAALESRIAYCYEIDGACPCDTNICRL